One stretch of Amycolatopsis tolypomycina DNA includes these proteins:
- a CDS encoding acetyl-CoA acetyltransferase, protein MTVFVLGGAQTDFARNFTKEGRGLLELFAEVVPAALTDAGVSAEDVEVAHVGNLAAELFTGQAQLGGLLVAAVPELDGVPSTRHEAACASGSTAVLAACADLEAGRYDVALVVGVELMRNVDGQRAAEHLGSAAWAGHEAVAAKFPWPALFADVASAYDARYGLDPGPLGRFASHAFDRAALNPLAQARDWRFPAGAFGPDDELNPVIEGSLRKQDCGRITDGAAAVVLASPAFAERLGGGFPRIAGFGHRTAHIGLAPKIAPDGEYLFPHLRGAVTDAYRRAGVPGPDALDVVELHDCFTITGLVALEHLGVAPPGGGGRFIDDGGLDAAGVNPGGGLIGLGHPVGATGVRMLRDAARQVSGTAGETQVGGARTALTLNVGGSFTTVVTMVVTA, encoded by the coding sequence ATGACGGTGTTTGTGCTGGGCGGGGCGCAGACCGACTTCGCGCGCAACTTCACCAAGGAAGGGCGCGGGCTGCTCGAGCTGTTCGCCGAGGTCGTGCCCGCCGCGCTCACCGACGCCGGTGTTTCGGCCGAAGACGTCGAAGTCGCGCACGTCGGGAACCTCGCGGCGGAGCTGTTCACCGGCCAGGCCCAGCTCGGCGGGCTGCTGGTGGCGGCCGTCCCGGAGCTGGACGGCGTGCCGTCGACCCGGCACGAAGCCGCGTGCGCGTCGGGCAGCACCGCCGTCCTCGCCGCGTGCGCGGACCTCGAAGCGGGCCGCTACGACGTGGCGCTGGTCGTCGGTGTCGAGCTGATGCGCAACGTCGACGGGCAGCGCGCGGCCGAGCACCTCGGGTCCGCCGCCTGGGCCGGGCACGAAGCCGTCGCCGCGAAGTTCCCGTGGCCCGCGCTGTTCGCGGACGTCGCCTCCGCGTACGACGCACGGTATGGACTCGATCCCGGCCCCCTCGGGCGGTTCGCGTCGCACGCCTTCGACCGCGCGGCGCTGAACCCCCTGGCCCAGGCCCGCGACTGGCGGTTCCCGGCCGGTGCCTTCGGGCCGGACGACGAGCTGAACCCGGTGATCGAGGGGAGCCTGCGCAAGCAGGACTGCGGCCGGATCACCGACGGCGCCGCGGCGGTCGTGCTGGCCTCGCCCGCGTTCGCCGAACGGCTCGGCGGCGGGTTCCCGCGCATCGCGGGCTTCGGGCACCGCACCGCGCACATCGGCCTCGCGCCGAAGATCGCCCCCGACGGCGAGTACCTGTTCCCGCACCTGCGCGGCGCCGTCACCGACGCCTACCGGCGGGCGGGCGTGCCCGGGCCGGACGCGCTCGACGTCGTCGAACTGCACGACTGCTTCACCATCACCGGCCTGGTCGCCCTGGAGCACCTCGGCGTGGCCCCGCCGGGCGGCGGCGGCCGGTTCATCGACGACGGCGGTCTCGACGCGGCCGGGGTCAACCCGGGTGGCGGCCTGATCGGCCTCGGCCACCCGGTCGGCGCGACCGGCGTCCGCATGCTGCGCGACGCGGCCCGGCAGGTCTCGGGCACGGCGGGCGAGACGCAGGTCGGGGGCGCGCGGACGGCGTTGACGCTGAACGTCGGCGGCTCGTTCACCACGGTGGTCACGATGGTGGTCACCGCATGA
- a CDS encoding class I adenylate-forming enzyme family protein has product MRCHREGRARDFRTWGWWSAETIDQLVKERVSADPEGLALVDPPNTTALVGRDPVRWTWNRLDERVDVLAAFLLARGVRAGDVVAVQLPNCSALVQAFLAIVRIGAIVTPFPVSYREHELGPMCRRTGAVGVVTASRYGEHELAGAALGLVGAAAPSVRFVVAKGDDEPADALAWPEAPLSEAERSTVDSALTEADVNDCVTICWTSGTEAEPKAVPRCHGDWLATARGCVQAAGMTRDDVLLSPFPMTNMAGIGGMFLPWLLTGAVFVPHHPFDLPVFLGQLAAERVTYTLAPPALLIMLLHNEKILSGVDISALRKIGSGSAPLSPWLVRTWAQRYGIDIINFFGSNEGTALLSGPADIPDPDQRATYFPNYAADVSWSTPVADWTSVRLHDPVTGEHVTEPGRPGELHIAGPTVFAGYLTELGEPLDTSSFDADGHFRTGDVFEIDGERGEFLRYVDRMKDLVIRGGMNISPAEVEGLLAGHPDVADVGVVGVPDDVMGERVCAVVVPGSRKPSLDELVAYLREKQVAAFKLPERLEYADALPRNPVGKILKRQLRESLE; this is encoded by the coding sequence ATGAGATGCCATCGAGAGGGTCGCGCCCGGGACTTCCGGACGTGGGGATGGTGGAGTGCGGAGACGATCGACCAGCTCGTGAAGGAGCGGGTCAGTGCCGACCCGGAGGGTCTCGCGCTGGTCGATCCACCGAACACCACCGCACTGGTCGGACGCGACCCGGTGCGGTGGACCTGGAACCGGCTCGACGAACGCGTCGACGTCCTGGCCGCGTTCCTGCTCGCCAGAGGGGTGCGGGCAGGTGACGTCGTGGCCGTGCAGCTGCCGAACTGCTCGGCCCTGGTGCAGGCGTTCCTCGCGATCGTGCGGATCGGCGCGATCGTCACCCCGTTCCCGGTGTCCTACCGGGAACACGAACTCGGCCCGATGTGCCGGCGCACCGGTGCCGTCGGGGTGGTGACCGCATCCAGATACGGCGAGCACGAGCTCGCCGGGGCGGCCCTTGGGCTAGTAGGCGCTGCGGCGCCGTCGGTCCGGTTCGTCGTCGCCAAGGGGGACGACGAACCGGCCGATGCCCTGGCCTGGCCCGAAGCACCACTGTCCGAAGCGGAGCGATCTACTGTGGACTCCGCGCTGACCGAAGCCGACGTCAACGACTGCGTCACGATCTGCTGGACGTCCGGCACCGAAGCCGAGCCGAAAGCGGTGCCGCGCTGCCACGGCGACTGGCTCGCGACCGCGCGCGGCTGCGTCCAAGCGGCCGGGATGACCCGCGACGACGTCCTGCTCTCGCCGTTCCCGATGACGAACATGGCCGGCATCGGCGGCATGTTCCTGCCGTGGCTGCTGACCGGCGCCGTGTTCGTCCCGCACCACCCGTTCGACCTGCCGGTGTTCCTGGGCCAGCTCGCGGCCGAGCGGGTGACCTACACGCTCGCGCCGCCCGCGTTGCTGATCATGCTGCTGCACAACGAAAAGATCCTGTCCGGAGTGGACATCTCGGCGCTGCGCAAGATCGGCTCCGGCTCGGCGCCGCTCTCGCCGTGGCTGGTGCGCACCTGGGCGCAGCGGTACGGCATCGACATCATCAACTTCTTCGGCTCCAACGAAGGCACCGCGCTGCTGTCGGGTCCGGCGGACATCCCGGACCCGGACCAGCGCGCGACCTACTTCCCCAACTACGCCGCGGACGTCAGCTGGTCGACCCCGGTGGCCGACTGGACGTCGGTGCGGCTGCACGATCCGGTCACCGGCGAGCACGTGACCGAACCCGGGCGCCCCGGCGAGCTGCACATCGCCGGGCCGACGGTGTTCGCCGGGTACCTCACGGAGCTGGGCGAGCCGCTCGACACGTCGTCGTTCGACGCCGACGGGCACTTCCGCACCGGCGACGTCTTCGAGATCGACGGCGAGCGCGGGGAGTTCCTGCGGTACGTCGACCGGATGAAGGACCTCGTGATCCGCGGCGGCATGAACATCTCGCCCGCCGAGGTCGAAGGCCTGCTGGCCGGGCACCCGGACGTCGCCGACGTCGGCGTGGTCGGCGTGCCCGACGACGTCATGGGGGAGCGGGTGTGCGCGGTCGTCGTGCCGGGCTCGCGCAAGCCGTCGCTCGACGAGCTGGTCGCGTACCTGCGCGAGAAGCAGGTGGCCGCGTTCAAGCTGCCGGAGCGGCTCGAATACGCCGACGCCCTGCCCCGCAACCCGGTCGGGAAGATCCTCAAGCGGCAGCTGCGGGAGAGCCTGGAGTGA
- a CDS encoding carotenoid oxygenase family protein, whose translation MTSTSEQPLMVARTADAAEANPYLLGVYAPVGTEIDAEDLQVIGEIPKDLNGVYLRNGPNPRFAPEGRYHWFDGDGMIHAVHLENGKARYRNRWVRTKAFEAESAAGKALWTGVMENPKDNPFGNSHGLGLKDNANTDVVFHRGRILATWYLCGSPYAVDPLSLETLGAEDFLGTLAGDMMAHPKVDETTGELFWFDYGARPPYLRYGVISADGTVVRTTDIELPGPRLPHDMAITEHYAVLMDLPLVQDLAAAKQGRHKLHFDRSLPSRFGILPRYGDGSQIRWFEASPCYIYHVVNAWEQGDEVVLDVCRVQRPQPRADAHTPLAKMLSYLRLDAQLHRYRFDLRTGACHETPLDDDNTEFPTVDARGVGRRNRYSYAVHISPSSTLKFDGLVRHDNLAGTKTEYRFGPGRWGSEAPFAPREGAAADSADGYLVTFVQDEREGRSELDIFDAADLAAGPVARVLLPQRVPLGFHATWVRADQLENLRS comes from the coding sequence ATGACCAGCACCTCCGAACAGCCGCTGATGGTGGCCCGGACGGCGGACGCGGCCGAGGCGAACCCCTACCTGCTCGGCGTCTACGCCCCGGTCGGCACCGAGATCGACGCCGAAGACCTGCAGGTCATCGGCGAGATCCCGAAAGACCTCAACGGCGTCTACCTGCGCAACGGCCCGAACCCGCGGTTCGCCCCGGAAGGCCGCTACCACTGGTTCGACGGCGACGGCATGATCCACGCGGTCCACCTGGAGAACGGCAAGGCCCGCTACCGCAACCGCTGGGTCCGCACGAAGGCCTTCGAAGCCGAGTCCGCCGCCGGCAAGGCGCTCTGGACCGGCGTCATGGAGAACCCGAAGGACAACCCCTTCGGCAACAGCCACGGCCTGGGCCTCAAGGACAACGCCAACACCGACGTCGTGTTCCACCGCGGCCGGATCCTCGCCACCTGGTACCTGTGCGGCTCGCCGTACGCGGTCGACCCGCTGTCGCTGGAGACCCTCGGCGCCGAAGACTTCCTCGGCACGCTGGCCGGCGACATGATGGCCCACCCCAAGGTCGACGAGACCACCGGCGAGCTGTTCTGGTTCGACTACGGCGCGCGCCCGCCGTACCTGCGCTACGGCGTGATCAGCGCGGACGGCACCGTCGTGCGCACCACCGACATCGAGCTGCCCGGCCCGCGCCTGCCGCACGACATGGCCATCACCGAGCACTACGCGGTGCTGATGGACCTGCCGCTGGTCCAGGACCTGGCGGCGGCGAAGCAGGGCCGCCACAAGCTGCACTTCGACCGCTCGCTGCCGAGCCGCTTCGGCATCCTGCCACGCTACGGAGACGGTAGCCAGATCCGGTGGTTCGAAGCGAGCCCGTGCTACATCTACCACGTCGTCAACGCCTGGGAGCAGGGCGACGAGGTCGTCCTCGACGTCTGCCGCGTGCAGCGCCCGCAGCCGCGCGCCGACGCGCACACGCCGCTCGCGAAGATGCTCTCCTACCTGCGGCTCGACGCCCAGCTGCACCGTTACCGCTTCGACCTGCGGACCGGCGCGTGCCACGAGACGCCGCTCGACGACGACAACACCGAGTTCCCGACCGTCGACGCCCGCGGCGTCGGCCGGCGGAACCGGTACTCCTACGCGGTGCACATCTCGCCCTCCTCGACGCTGAAGTTCGACGGGCTGGTGCGCCACGACAATCTTGCCGGCACGAAGACCGAATACCGGTTCGGTCCCGGCCGGTGGGGCAGTGAGGCTCCGTTCGCACCCCGCGAAGGAGCAGCCGCCGATTCGGCGGACGGTTATCTGGTGACGTTCGTGCAGGACGAGCGCGAGGGGCGCTCCGAACTGGACATCTTCGACGCCGCCGATCTCGCTGCCGGACCCGTGGCCAGGGTCCTGCTTCCCCAGCGTGTCCCGCTCGGTTTTCACGCGACCTGGGTCCGGGCGGACCAGCTGGAAAACCTCCGTTCATGA